The following coding sequences are from one Virgibacillus necropolis window:
- a CDS encoding DNA-binding protein: MTGILLTAILSFILYVVLSIILIVKNKIKKKRKITTQHAAFIFALLFIIASIANYFILLPITIPNMVIANLVIAVIGIFLLYGMTQTPGKNKRSGPFEAALGLVVILAVLALPTIFVLGIFTLDNSYESINQNEVEEAKPLSKDDTPISVSPEFARNKTQKSMSVIPNTQFYDLGKLQVQTLENDVVFVGPVEFTSFWKWFRGKETEGYFTISATNVNAQPEFVESKMEYTNSSYFNKNIERVIYGAYPSYIRSGEAQIEVDKNGKPWYVQTLYKPIGITNKPDLQDLKVAIVDPVEGDVKLYATSEAPDFVDGSVSSEMATDVNEYFGKYVHGWLNSIFGKKDVKIPNESGTESSVTPIFDENGDMFYFTDMTSPKENIDSALGYTLINARTGDLTYYNSKKNSGIMDSTGAKEIVDKEFPEKNWKGSMPVLYNIDGNPTWIVNVLDPNGLFKKYAYIKASDSDFVVFGDTARETLEAYRLQLLQDPSNVSSSGETPLQKRSGEVNRVLVTTQNNGQVVQFLLKGDKTIYTITAGKAPLALFLQAGDNVQLEANIRDNGTGIVETISIDGLTE; the protein is encoded by the coding sequence ATGACGGGAATTTTGCTAACAGCTATTTTATCATTCATTTTGTATGTAGTCTTATCGATTATACTTATCGTTAAGAATAAGATTAAGAAAAAGAGAAAAATAACCACGCAACATGCGGCATTCATTTTTGCTTTGTTATTCATCATTGCAAGTATCGCAAACTATTTTATTTTACTTCCAATAACCATTCCCAATATGGTCATTGCAAATCTTGTGATAGCAGTTATCGGAATCTTTTTGTTATATGGAATGACACAAACACCAGGAAAAAATAAGCGTAGCGGGCCATTCGAGGCAGCGTTAGGTTTAGTAGTAATTCTAGCAGTCTTAGCACTTCCAACTATTTTCGTACTAGGTATTTTTACGCTAGATAACTCGTATGAGTCTATTAATCAAAATGAAGTCGAAGAGGCAAAACCGTTAAGCAAGGATGATACACCAATTAGCGTATCCCCTGAGTTTGCACGAAACAAGACGCAAAAATCAATGAGTGTTATTCCGAACACTCAATTTTACGATCTTGGTAAGTTACAAGTCCAAACTCTAGAGAATGATGTTGTATTTGTCGGACCTGTTGAGTTTACCAGCTTTTGGAAATGGTTCCGCGGTAAGGAAACAGAAGGCTATTTCACTATTTCTGCAACAAACGTCAATGCACAGCCAGAATTTGTCGAAAGTAAAATGGAATATACAAATTCTAGCTATTTTAATAAAAACATCGAACGAGTGATTTATGGTGCTTACCCAAGTTACATTCGAAGTGGTGAAGCTCAAATAGAAGTAGATAAAAATGGTAAGCCTTGGTATGTCCAAACGTTATACAAACCAATTGGAATAACAAATAAACCAGACCTTCAAGATTTAAAGGTTGCGATTGTTGATCCAGTAGAAGGTGATGTTAAACTTTATGCAACAAGTGAAGCACCTGATTTTGTAGACGGATCTGTAAGCTCAGAAATGGCCACTGATGTAAATGAATACTTTGGTAAGTATGTCCACGGATGGCTGAACTCCATTTTTGGAAAGAAAGATGTAAAAATACCAAATGAATCTGGAACGGAAAGCAGTGTTACACCAATTTTCGATGAAAATGGTGACATGTTTTATTTTACTGATATGACATCGCCAAAAGAAAATATTGACTCTGCTCTAGGTTACACATTAATAAATGCTCGTACTGGCGACCTAACCTATTACAATAGTAAGAAGAATAGCGGCATAATGGATAGCACAGGAGCGAAGGAAATTGTAGATAAGGAATTTCCTGAGAAGAACTGGAAAGGATCAATGCCAGTTTTATATAACATTGATGGTAACCCTACTTGGATTGTGAATGTCCTCGATCCAAACGGACTCTTTAAAAAGTATGCTTATATCAAAGCATCCGATTCTGATTTCGTCGTATTTGGTGACACAGCACGTGAAACACTAGAAGCATACCGTCTGCAGTTACTACAGGATCCAAGTAATGTATCTTCTTCAGGCGAAACTCCTTTACAGAAGCGTTCTGGCGAAGTTAACCGTGTATTAGTTACTACACAAAACAATGGGCAAGTTGTTCAGTTTTTATTAAAAGGAGATAAAACTATTTATACGATAACCGCTGGGAAAGCTCCCCTTGCACTATTCTTGCAGGCAGGAGATAACGTACAATTAGAAGCAAACATTCGTGATAATGGCACTGGAATTGTAGAGACTATATCTATTGACGGATTAACGGAATAA
- a CDS encoding ABC-F family ATP-binding cassette domain-containing protein has translation MLTVENVVKSYGEKILFNEVSCTIKENDRIGLIGVNGTGKSTFLKVIAGIETPESGLVKHAKDYHIEYLSQDPVLDPELTVIEQIYFGDSVIMKTMREYERTLLELMENPTSQTAQKRMLTTQQKMDENKAWEANTTAKTVLTKLGITDFNKQVTDLSGGQKKRVAIAKALIQPADLLILDEPTNHLDHATIEWLEKFLASYRGAMLLVTHDRYFLNRVTNHMYELNKGNLYKYTGNYESFLEKKAEREELEESSQQKHENILRREIAWLRRGAKARSTKQKARIDRVEDMKEKSFDTNKNQVAFQAGSKRLGKKVLELTGIEKYFGDKQLFTSFDYLVVPGERLGIVGPNGSGKTTLLNIMANRLNPDTGTIDVGETVKIGYYTQENEEINEDLRVIDYIKEVAEVIHTKDGEVITAEQMLERFLFPRSEQWNYIRKLSGGEKRRLYLLKILMLEPNVLFLDEPTNDLDTETLSILEDYLANFPGVVITVSHDRYFLDRVVDQLLVLSETPEVTRFYGNYSEYLEKQETEKVSTPMKEKPSSSGKKAKKKLSYNDQNEWNQIEDQITELETRIESLKEAIAGAGSDLEKVQDLYKQQEEVENQLEQKMERWEELSILVEEMEAGK, from the coding sequence ATGCTTACTGTTGAAAATGTTGTAAAATCATATGGCGAAAAGATTTTATTTAATGAGGTTTCTTGTACTATAAAAGAAAATGATCGTATTGGACTTATTGGTGTCAATGGGACTGGAAAATCAACCTTTTTAAAAGTTATTGCTGGGATTGAAACACCCGAAAGTGGTCTTGTGAAACATGCGAAAGATTACCATATTGAGTACCTATCCCAAGACCCTGTTCTAGATCCAGAATTAACAGTGATTGAACAAATCTATTTTGGTGATTCGGTGATCATGAAAACGATGCGGGAATACGAACGTACACTTCTTGAACTCATGGAAAATCCAACCAGTCAAACCGCGCAAAAACGTATGCTAACTACGCAACAAAAAATGGATGAAAACAAAGCATGGGAAGCAAATACAACCGCAAAAACAGTTCTGACGAAACTTGGAATCACAGACTTTAATAAGCAGGTGACTGATTTGTCAGGGGGACAAAAGAAACGAGTCGCAATTGCTAAGGCATTAATTCAACCCGCTGATTTATTGATATTAGATGAGCCAACAAACCATTTAGATCACGCTACAATTGAATGGTTGGAGAAGTTTCTTGCATCGTATCGTGGCGCAATGCTACTTGTTACGCATGATCGATATTTTTTAAATCGTGTAACGAATCATATGTATGAATTAAATAAAGGCAATCTTTATAAGTACACAGGGAATTATGAATCGTTTCTTGAAAAAAAAGCGGAACGTGAAGAATTAGAAGAAAGTAGTCAGCAAAAACATGAGAATATCTTAAGGCGTGAGATTGCGTGGTTAAGGCGTGGAGCAAAAGCGCGATCAACGAAGCAAAAAGCTCGGATTGATCGGGTAGAGGATATGAAGGAAAAGAGTTTTGATACAAATAAAAATCAAGTGGCATTTCAAGCAGGATCGAAACGTTTAGGCAAGAAAGTCCTTGAATTGACGGGTATTGAAAAATACTTTGGTGATAAGCAATTGTTCACTAGCTTTGATTATTTAGTTGTACCGGGTGAACGATTAGGAATCGTTGGTCCAAATGGTTCTGGGAAAACGACCTTGTTAAACATAATGGCTAATCGTCTGAATCCTGATACTGGGACAATTGATGTTGGCGAAACAGTTAAAATTGGCTATTATACGCAGGAAAATGAAGAAATTAATGAAGATTTACGAGTTATTGATTATATAAAAGAAGTTGCTGAGGTCATTCATACAAAGGATGGGGAAGTGATCACAGCTGAACAAATGTTGGAACGCTTTTTGTTTCCACGATCAGAGCAATGGAACTACATTCGTAAGCTATCGGGTGGAGAAAAGCGTCGACTATATTTATTAAAAATATTGATGCTTGAGCCTAATGTTTTATTTTTGGATGAACCAACAAATGACTTGGACACAGAAACATTAAGTATTCTAGAAGATTACCTAGCAAATTTTCCAGGGGTAGTCATTACCGTCTCACATGATCGCTACTTCTTGGATAGAGTGGTTGATCAGCTATTGGTGTTATCTGAAACGCCAGAAGTTACGCGTTTTTATGGCAATTACAGTGAGTATTTGGAGAAACAGGAAACTGAAAAAGTATCTACACCAATGAAAGAGAAACCTTCTTCATCTGGCAAAAAGGCAAAGAAAAAGCTTTCGTATAATGATCAGAATGAATGGAATCAAATCGAAGACCAAATTACTGAGCTGGAAACCCGGATAGAAAGTTTGAAAGAAGCTATTGCTGGAGCTGGAAGCGATCTTGAGAAAGTTCAAGATTTGTATAAACAACAAGAAGAAGTAGAAAATCAATTAGAACAAAAAATGGAGCGCTGGGAAGAATTATCTATTTTGGTTGAAGAAATGGAAGCGGGTAAATAA
- the ribH gene encoding 6,7-dimethyl-8-ribityllumazine synthase: MGQTFEGKLVATDLTIGIVVGRFNDFITSKLLEGAIGTLKRHGMSEQNIDVAWVPGAFEIPLVANKMAMNEKYDAVITLGAVIRGATPHFDYVCGEAAKGVSQASSQSGKPVIFGVLTTETIEQAIERSGTKAGNKGSESAVAAIEMANLIKAL; the protein is encoded by the coding sequence ATGGGTCAGACATTTGAAGGGAAATTAGTAGCTACAGACTTAACGATTGGTATTGTTGTAGGAAGGTTTAATGATTTTATTACGAGCAAATTGTTAGAGGGTGCAATCGGTACATTAAAAAGACATGGTATGAGTGAGCAAAATATCGATGTCGCATGGGTGCCAGGTGCATTTGAAATTCCATTGGTTGCAAACAAAATGGCGATGAATGAAAAATATGATGCAGTTATCACACTTGGGGCCGTTATTCGAGGAGCAACACCTCATTTTGATTATGTATGCGGGGAAGCGGCAAAAGGGGTCTCGCAGGCATCGTCTCAATCAGGTAAACCTGTCATATTTGGCGTGCTTACAACAGAAACGATTGAACAGGCAATTGAACGTTCCGGAACAAAGGCTGGAAATAAGGGGTCAGAATCAGCAGTTGCCGCCATTGAAATGGCAAACCTAATTAAAGCTTTATAG
- a CDS encoding bifunctional 3,4-dihydroxy-2-butanone-4-phosphate synthase/GTP cyclohydrolase II, whose amino-acid sequence MFHTIEEAINDLKQGKSVIVVDDEDRENEGDFVALSDMATPETINFMITHGKGLVCTSISEEIANKLNLSMMTNNSSDPLGTAFTVSVDHQESTTGISAAERSKTIQALANPNSHAKEFKRPGHVFPLVAKDGGVLTRQGHTEASIDLAKLSGANPSGVICEIIKEDGTMARVPDLVEMADRLDLKIVSIEELVAYRKKNEKHVKREVETKLPTEFGDFKVFGYSNDIDGKEHIALVKGEIDPEKPTLLRVHSECLTGDVFASKRCDCGPQLHQALAEIESAGSGVLIYMRQEGRGIGLLNKLKAYKLQEEGYDTVEANEQLGFAADSRDYLLSAQILQDLGINQVKVLTNNPEKITALELYGIVIKKRIPLTTTYNEVNMPYMQTKYSKMGHLLELHN is encoded by the coding sequence ATGTTTCATACAATTGAAGAGGCAATAAATGATTTAAAACAAGGCAAATCTGTCATCGTAGTGGATGATGAGGATAGAGAAAATGAAGGGGACTTTGTTGCTTTATCTGATATGGCAACACCAGAAACGATTAATTTTATGATTACACATGGAAAAGGTCTTGTCTGTACATCGATCTCAGAGGAAATCGCTAACAAACTGAATTTGTCGATGATGACTAATAATAGCTCTGATCCGTTGGGTACAGCCTTTACAGTGAGTGTGGATCATCAGGAGTCTACAACTGGAATTAGTGCTGCTGAACGATCAAAAACCATTCAGGCATTGGCAAATCCGAATAGTCATGCGAAGGAGTTTAAGCGGCCTGGACATGTGTTTCCATTAGTAGCTAAAGATGGTGGTGTGTTAACTAGACAAGGGCATACAGAGGCATCGATTGATTTAGCAAAACTCAGCGGTGCAAATCCGTCAGGTGTGATCTGTGAAATTATCAAAGAAGACGGGACCATGGCACGCGTTCCAGACTTAGTGGAAATGGCTGACCGCCTTGATTTGAAAATAGTATCAATCGAGGAATTAGTTGCTTATCGTAAAAAAAATGAAAAGCATGTGAAGCGTGAGGTAGAAACAAAATTGCCAACAGAATTTGGTGATTTTAAAGTTTTTGGTTACTCCAATGATATTGATGGGAAAGAACACATAGCTCTTGTGAAGGGTGAAATTGATCCAGAAAAACCTACATTATTGAGAGTTCATTCAGAATGTCTAACTGGTGATGTCTTTGCCTCCAAGCGTTGTGATTGTGGCCCTCAATTACACCAGGCTTTAGCTGAAATTGAATCAGCAGGCAGTGGTGTATTGATATATATGCGTCAGGAAGGCCGTGGTATTGGGCTTTTAAACAAACTCAAAGCATATAAGCTACAGGAAGAGGGTTATGATACGGTCGAGGCAAACGAGCAGTTAGGTTTTGCAGCTGATAGTCGAGATTATCTGCTTAGTGCACAAATCTTACAAGACTTAGGCATCAACCAAGTAAAAGTTTTAACAAATAACCCTGAAAAAATAACGGCATTGGAGTTATATGGAATTGTGATTAAGAAACGAATTCCACTAACAACCACATACAACGAAGTCAATATGCCATATATGCAAACGAAATATAGCAAAATGGGACACTTATTAGAACTACACAATTAA
- the ribE gene encoding riboflavin synthase, whose protein sequence is MFTGIIEELGQVKKIERQSANSVELTIHAKTINSDMKIGDSISVNGICLTVTTFDANKFSVDVMPETIKATSLNTLKSGSAVNLERAMHANGRFGGHFVSGHIDGTGKITRKEKQENAIYYDIEVPVELQSYLLKKGSIAVDGVSLTVFEVNDQTLTISLIPHTVAQTVLGEKTVGSIVNIECDMLAKYVGQMIKQTETGNSGINQAFLTNNGYL, encoded by the coding sequence ATGTTTACTGGAATTATTGAAGAACTCGGTCAGGTTAAAAAGATAGAAAGACAGTCAGCAAATTCAGTGGAGCTAACAATCCATGCAAAAACAATTAACTCAGATATGAAAATTGGTGACAGCATTTCAGTGAATGGTATTTGTTTGACCGTTACTACATTCGATGCAAATAAATTTAGTGTAGATGTAATGCCTGAAACGATAAAAGCAACGTCACTTAATACATTAAAATCTGGCTCAGCAGTTAATTTAGAACGAGCTATGCATGCGAATGGGCGGTTTGGAGGCCATTTTGTTTCAGGTCATATCGATGGAACGGGCAAAATTACCAGAAAAGAAAAGCAGGAGAATGCGATTTACTATGATATAGAAGTTCCTGTAGAGCTCCAATCCTATTTACTAAAAAAGGGATCAATAGCTGTTGATGGGGTAAGTTTGACTGTATTCGAAGTGAACGATCAGACATTGACTATCTCGTTGATCCCACACACTGTGGCCCAAACGGTTTTAGGTGAAAAAACAGTAGGGTCTATCGTTAACATTGAATGTGATATGTTAGCGAAATATGTTGGGCAGATGATTAAACAAACAGAAACCGGTAACAGCGGGATTAATCAAGCATTTTTAACAAATAACGGATATCTATAA
- the ribD gene encoding bifunctional diaminohydroxyphosphoribosylaminopyrimidine deaminase/5-amino-6-(5-phosphoribosylamino)uracil reductase RibD encodes MNDEGYMDVALDLAKSVQGQTSPNPPVGAVIVKDGSIVGIGAHLQAGSAHAEVHALEMAGDKAYNASIYVTLEPCSHYGKTPPCADAIIKSGIKRVIIATVDRNPKVAGKGIEKLQKANITVDTGVGNEKAEELYGPFFHYAASQTPYVTLKSATSLDGKTATITGESKWITGEKARLDVHHYRHENDAILVGVNTVIADDPKLTTRLPNGGRNPLRIILDTHLRTPQEAKMVTDGEAETWIFVANGVSQDKINFFTTNTDARVIQLETETIEIDPVLRYLGREGIMTLYVEGGSGVNGSFLNAKVVQQVITYMAPKLIGGEDAPTSFAGSGIESLKEALQLSIKSVEMLGDDIKIISVPKEVI; translated from the coding sequence ATGAATGATGAGGGATATATGGATGTTGCATTAGATCTTGCTAAATCTGTACAAGGTCAAACGAGTCCAAATCCGCCTGTAGGTGCTGTGATTGTAAAGGATGGATCAATTGTAGGTATTGGGGCGCATTTACAAGCAGGCTCTGCACATGCGGAGGTTCATGCTTTAGAGATGGCGGGAGATAAAGCTTATAATGCGAGCATTTATGTAACACTTGAGCCTTGCAGTCACTACGGAAAAACTCCGCCATGCGCAGATGCCATTATTAAAAGTGGAATAAAGCGAGTCATTATCGCGACAGTGGACAGAAACCCAAAAGTAGCAGGTAAAGGAATTGAAAAGTTACAAAAGGCCAATATAACAGTAGATACTGGTGTAGGAAATGAAAAAGCTGAAGAGTTATACGGTCCATTTTTTCACTATGCAGCTAGTCAAACGCCATATGTAACATTGAAATCTGCGACAAGTCTTGATGGTAAGACTGCTACAATAACTGGTGAAAGTAAGTGGATCACGGGTGAGAAGGCAAGACTTGATGTTCACCATTATCGACATGAAAATGATGCGATTTTAGTTGGCGTAAATACGGTAATTGCTGATGATCCCAAGCTCACAACAAGATTACCGAATGGAGGAAGGAATCCATTACGCATTATTTTAGATACGCATCTGAGAACCCCTCAAGAAGCGAAAATGGTAACAGACGGTGAAGCGGAAACGTGGATTTTTGTTGCAAATGGGGTATCACAGGACAAGATAAATTTTTTCACAACTAATACAGATGCAAGAGTTATTCAACTAGAAACGGAAACAATTGAGATTGATCCAGTTCTTCGTTATCTAGGGAGGGAAGGGATCATGACCCTATATGTGGAAGGCGGATCAGGAGTCAACGGAAGTTTTCTAAATGCAAAAGTGGTTCAGCAGGTCATCACATATATGGCACCTAAGTTAATTGGTGGTGAAGACGCACCTACTTCATTTGCAGGCTCTGGCATCGAATCACTAAAAGAAGCCCTACAGTTAAGTATTAAATCAGTCGAAATGCTCGGCGATGATATCAAAATTATTTCCGTACCTAAAGAGGTGATATAA
- a CDS encoding phage holin, giving the protein MNLKVRFKNPIFITQLILSIILPMLAYAGIAAEELTTWGKLINLLWDSISNPYVVAMVILSVWNALNDPTTKGLSDSLQAKTYTKPK; this is encoded by the coding sequence ATGAATTTAAAAGTTCGTTTTAAAAATCCTATCTTTATCACTCAGCTTATATTGTCTATTATTTTACCAATGCTGGCTTACGCAGGAATTGCAGCGGAAGAATTAACTACATGGGGCAAACTGATTAATTTATTGTGGGACTCTATTTCTAATCCATATGTAGTTGCAATGGTAATCCTAAGTGTTTGGAATGCACTTAACGACCCTACAACAAAAGGGTTATCTGATAGTTTGCAAGCTAAAACTTATACAAAACCAAAATAG
- a CDS encoding CotY/CotZ family spore coat protein — translation MSKSKNSKCRENVNSVKSKRYSDECVCDVVKRIVEVQDEVGGNGCSSGCDRSIHQLLSRGNQMGPANTTVPFILYCGGTCEPFIGSGVFQAPRGDNGSFFGCVETPIFRAKNFVKGSDCCVRLELLVPVTEECDPPECKMDTVSKVCPFFPADYPITDFQATGICITVDLKHFLAITCLDPITPIPANEFQPVADHDHKKY, via the coding sequence GTGAGTAAGTCTAAGAATTCTAAGTGTAGAGAAAATGTTAATTCCGTTAAATCTAAGCGATATTCGGATGAATGTGTATGTGATGTGGTAAAACGTATTGTTGAAGTGCAGGATGAAGTTGGAGGAAATGGTTGCTCCTCAGGGTGCGATAGGTCCATCCATCAATTATTATCAAGAGGAAATCAAATGGGTCCTGCAAATACAACAGTCCCATTTATTCTTTATTGTGGCGGGACTTGTGAGCCGTTTATAGGAAGTGGAGTATTCCAGGCACCTAGAGGTGATAACGGGAGTTTCTTTGGCTGTGTAGAAACCCCAATTTTCCGGGCTAAAAACTTCGTGAAAGGTAGTGACTGTTGTGTGAGGTTGGAGTTATTGGTTCCTGTTACAGAGGAATGTGACCCACCAGAATGTAAGATGGATACAGTAAGTAAGGTTTGTCCGTTTTTCCCAGCAGATTACCCGATTACTGACTTTCAAGCTACTGGTATTTGTATAACAGTAGATTTAAAGCACTTTCTTGCAATTACTTGTTTAGATCCTATTACCCCAATCCCTGCAAATGAATTTCAACCTGTTGCAGATCACGATCATAAAAAATATTAA